A stretch of Kryptolebias marmoratus isolate JLee-2015 linkage group LG24, ASM164957v2, whole genome shotgun sequence DNA encodes these proteins:
- the tmem47 gene encoding transmembrane protein 47, with translation MASSVSGAEEVRGSALTPLKLVGLVCVLLALCLDAGAMVSPAWVTADDQYYLSLWVSCWKPVSSAEWSCGSTLTTDWQITMLVLLMGGAALILLSFLVALVSICFGSRSRCYKPVAVMLFSAVVLQVCSLVLFPIKFIETISLRVYHEFNWGYGLAWGSTIFSFGGAILYCLNPKNYEDYY, from the exons ATGGCTTCATCCGTGAGCGGCGCAGAGGAGGTCCGGGGGTCCGCGCTGACGCCCCTGAAGTTGGTGGGACTCGTGTGCGTGCTCCTCGCGCTGTGCCTGGACGCCGGGGCCATGGTGAGCCCCGCGTGGGTCACCGCGGACGACCAGTACTACCTGTCCCTGTGGGTGTCCTGCTGGAAGCCCGTCAGCTCCGCGGAGTGGTCCTGCGGCAGCACGCTGACCACCG ACTGGCAGATCACCATGCTGGTCCTGCTGATGGGGGGAGCCGCCCTCATCCTGCTCTCCTTCCTCGTGGCGCTGGTCTCCATTTGCTTCGGCTCCAGGAGTCGCTGCTACAAGCCCGTGGCTGTCATGCTGTTCTCTGCAG TTGTCCTTCAAGTGTGCAGCTTGGTCCTGTTCCCCATCAAGTTCATAGAAACGATCAGTCTGAGGGTGTACCATGAGTTCAACTGGGGCTACGGCCTGGCCTGGGGATCCACCATCTTCTCCTTTGGAGGCGCCATCCTCTACTGCCTAAACCCCAAGAACTATGaagattattattaa